A single region of the Penaeus monodon isolate SGIC_2016 chromosome 18, NSTDA_Pmon_1, whole genome shotgun sequence genome encodes:
- the LOC119584902 gene encoding uncharacterized protein LOC119584902 → MHLSGGIALIPPNPILPRDDLRAYAYEGDGLSSGSLSSATSSGQQGEQGDEASIRVLVPAFLDVMDLLKNLPDATKSPDLHVSRSNSATTKTLVKKQPKTPPLMTTSLDPTPLPDSCFPGCTSGQRKCPSCISLKQSPAKGKASRCDLEMTTPC, encoded by the exons ATGCATCTCTCAGGAGGCATTGCTTTGATTCCCCCAAATCCCATTCTCCCGAGGGACGACCTACGTGCTTATGCTTACGAAGGAGATGGACTGTCCTCTGGGTCACTGTCTTCGGCTACTTCTTCAG GCCAGCAGGGAGAACAAGGAGACGAGGCTAGTATTAGAGTGTTGGTCCCCGCTTTTTTAGACGTGATGGACCTTCTGAAGAACCTCCCAGACGCCACAAAATCCCCCGACCTCCACGTCTCCCGAAGTAACTCAGCGACGACGAAGACATTGGTTAAAAAACAGCCCAAAACTCCTCCATTGATGACGACCTCCTTGGACCCAACGCCATTACCTGACTCGTGTTTTCCAGGTTGTACCTCAGGGCAAAGGAAATGCCCGAGCTGTATTTCCCTCAAGCAGTCACCCGCAAAAGGGAAGGCCTCTCGATGTGACCTGGAGATGACAACACCTTGCTAA